Proteins found in one Triticum urartu cultivar G1812 chromosome 4, Tu2.1, whole genome shotgun sequence genomic segment:
- the LOC125553382 gene encoding non-specific lipid-transfer protein EPAD1-like, translating into MERSRRLLLVAGLLAALLPAAAAAFGPQPGAPCEPTLLATQVALFCAPDMPTAQCCEPVVAAVDLGGGVPCLCRVAAEPQLVMAGLNATHLLTLYSSCGGLRPGGAHLAAACEGPAPPAAVVSSPPPPPPSTAPRRKQPAHDAPPPPPPSSDKPSSPPPSQEHDGAAPHAKAAPAQAATSPLAPAAAIAPPPQAPHSAAPTASSKAAFFFVATAMLGLYIIL; encoded by the exons ATGGAGAGATCCCGCCGCCTGCTGCTGGTGGCGGGCCTGCTCGCCGCGCTGCtcccggcggcggcggccgccttCGGGCCGCAGCCGGGGGCGCCGTGCGAGCCCACGCTGCTGGCGACGCAGGTGGCGCTCTTCTGCGCGCCCGACATGCCCACCGCGCAGTGCTGCGAGcccgtcgtcgccgccgtcgACCTCGGCGGCGGGGTCCCCTGCCTCTGCCGCGTCGCCGCGGAGCCGCAGCTCGTCATGGCGGGCCTCAACGCCACCCACCTCCTCACGCTCTACAGCTCCTGCGGCGGCCTCCGTCCCGGCGGCGcccacctcgccgccgcctgcGAAG GACCCGCTCCCCCGGCCGCCGTCGTCAGCAGCCCCCCGCCCCCGCCACCGTCGACCGCACCTCGCCGCAAGCAGCCAGCGC ACGacgcaccaccgccgccgccgccgtccagcGACAAGCCGTCGTCCCCGCCGCCGTCCCAGGAGCACGACGGCGCCGCTCCCCACGCAAAGGCCGCCCCCGCCCAGGCGGCTACCTCCCCGCTCGCGCCCGCTGCTGCCATTGCCCCGCCGCCCCAGGCGCCACACTCCGCCGCGCCCACGGCGTCATCCAAGGCGGCCTTCTTCTTCGTCGCCACGGCCATGCTCGGCCTCTACATCATCCTCTGA
- the LOC125553383 gene encoding 63 kDa globulin-like protein, whose protein sequence is MATRARVTIPLLFLLGTSLLFAAAVSASHDEEEDRRGGRSLQQCVQRCQQDRPRYSHARCVQECRDDQQQHGRHEQEEHGRGRGRHGEGEREEEQGRGRGRHGQGEREEEQGRGRGRRGEGERDEEHGDGRRPYVFGPRSFRRIIRSDHGFVKALRPFDEVSRLLRGIRNYRVAIMEVNPRAFVVPGLTDADGVGYVAQGEGVLTVIENGEKRSYTVRQGDVIVAPAGSIMHLANTDGRRKLVIAKILHTISLPGKFQYFSAKPLLASLSKRVLRAALKTSDERLGSLLGSRQGKEEEEKSISIVRASEEQLRELRREASESGQGHHWPLPPFRGDSRDTYNLLEQRPKIANRHGRLYEADARSFHALAQHDVRVAVANITPGSMTAPYLNTQSFKLAVVLEGEGEVEIVCPHLGRDSERREQEHGKGRWGEEEEDDRRQQRRRGSGSGSESESEEQQDQQRYETVRARVSRGSAFVVPPGHPVVEIASSRGSSNLQVVCFEINAERNERVWLAGRNNVIAKLDDPAQELTFGRPAREVQEVFRAKDQQDEGFVAGPEQQEQERGDRRRGDRGRGDDAVGAFLRMATGAL, encoded by the exons ATGGCGACCAGAGCCAGAGTAACCATccctctcctcttcctcctggGCACAAGCCTTCTCTTCGCCGCGGCTGTTTCGGCCTCccatgacgaggaggaggacagGCGCGGTGGGCGCTCGCTGCAGCAGTGCGTGCAGCGGTGCCAGCAGGACCGGCCGCGGTACTCTCATGCCCGGTGCGTGCAGGAGTGCCGGGACGACCAGCAGCAGCACGGAAGGCACGAGCAGGAGGAGCACGGCCGTGGCCGTGGCCGGCACGGCGAGGGAGAGCGTGAGGAGGAGCAGGGCCGTGGCCGTGGGCGGCACGGCCAGGGAGAGCGTGAGGAGGAGCAGGGCCGTGGACgtgggcggcgcggcgagggagAGCGTGATGAGGAGCACGGGGATGGCCGCCGGCCGTACGTGTTCGGCCCGCGCAGCTTCCGCCGCATCATCCGGAGCGACCACGGGTTCGTCAAGGCCCTTCGCCCGTTCGACGAAGTGTCCAGGCTCCTCCGGGGCATCAGGAACTACCGTGTCGCCATCATGGAGGTGAACCCGCGCGCGTTCGTCGTGCCGGGACTCACGGACGCAGACGGCGTCGGCTACGTCGCTCAAG gcGAGGGGGTGCTGACGGTGATCGAGAACGGCGAGAAGCGGTCCTACACCGTCAGGCAAGGCGATGTGATCGTGGCGCCGGCGGGGTCCATCATGCACCTGGCCAACACCGACGGCCGGAGGAAGCTGGTCATCGCCAAGATTCTCCACACCATCTCCCTGCCCGGCAAGTTCCAG TATTTCTCGGCCAAGCCTCTCCTCGCTAGTTTGAGCAAACGCGTGCTCAGAGCGGCGTTAAAG ACCTCGGATGAGCGGCTGGGTAGTCTCTTGGGCAGCCGCCAaggcaaggaggaggaggagaagtcCATCTCCATCGTCCGCGCGTCAGAGGAGCAGCTCCGCGAGCTGCGTCGCGAGGCGTCCGAGAGCGGGCAGGGCCACCACTGGCCTCTCCCCCCGTTCCGCGGCGACTCGCGCGACACCTACAACCTCCTGGAGCAGCGCCCCAAGATCGCCAACCGCCATGGCCGCCTCTACGAGGCCGACGCCCGTAGCTTCCACGCCCTCGCCCAACACGACGTCCGCGTCGCCGTGGCCAACATCACGCCG GGTTCTATGACCGCGCCCTACCTGAACACCCAGTCGTTCAAGCTCGCCGTCGTGCTGGAAGGCGAGGGcgaggtggagatcgtgtgccCGCACCTCGGCCGCGACAGCGAGCGCCGCGAGCAAGAGCACGGCAAGGGCAGGTGGGGCGAGGAAGAGGAGGACGACCGGCGGCAGCAACGCCGACGCGGGTCCGGCTCCGGCTCCGAGTCCGAGTCTGAGGAGCAGCAGGATCAGCAGAGGTACGAGACGGTCCGCGCGcgggtgtcgcgcggctcggcgTTCGTGGTGCCCCCCGGCCACCCGGTGGTGGAGATCGCCTCGTCCCGCGGCAGCAGCAACCTCCAGGTGGTGTGCTTCGAGATCAACGCCGAGAGGAACGAGCGGGTGTGGCTCGCCGGGAGGAACAACGTGATCGCCAAGCTGGACGACCCCGCCCAGGAGCTCACCTTCGGCAGGCCCGCGAGGGAGGTGCAGGAGGTGTTCCGCGCCAAGGATCAGCAGGACGAGGGCTTCGTCGCCGGACCCGAGCAGCAGGAGCAGGAGCGCGGGGACCGCCGTCGTGGTGACCGCGGGCGCGGCGACGACGCCGTGGGGGCCTTCCTGAGGATGGCGACCGGCGCGCTCTGA